Proteins encoded by one window of Lactobacillus sp. ESL0684:
- a CDS encoding transposase: protein MNSIPQFNQEKDTSSLISSFTKLIGLADLSKQVNFKRHSLVSLLMVVKWLIQSRFARKSLYRFDQPAEFTSKTGRNILNDGRINWQKLLCLAAAKLIKVLKPVIDKRRRLALIVDDTLLARSYSKKAELLAKVYDHNEHKYVNGYRGLTVGWSDGNTFLPVNFALMSTKRKQNLLGSKATTTDNRSIAGRRRTQAQRQMNDVTVELLKQAINEGVPADYVLFDSWFASPKMFWQLKQLGLDSVSMLKLSKKVYYCYRGRLYDVKSLYERLAGSKLKAKDDYLYSCVVEAEYQGHSFPIRLVYVTKRGNKGKYLVLATTRYQLQPKEVIQLYGRRWQIETYFKAAKQYLALDKSQIQSYDGQCGYFAITALTYDLLAWQERQAVDERTIGDLFYLMNDALPDLAFEEALVYLLSALKAVKEEITTEVERIINNFIKLLPGFIQKQLQRSV, encoded by the coding sequence ATGAACAGTATACCGCAATTCAATCAAGAAAAGGACACTTCTTCCTTAATTTCATCTTTTACAAAATTAATTGGTCTAGCTGACTTAAGTAAACAGGTTAATTTTAAACGTCATTCTTTAGTTAGCCTGCTCATGGTAGTCAAATGGTTAATCCAATCACGTTTTGCCCGTAAATCACTGTATCGTTTTGACCAACCAGCTGAATTTACCTCTAAGACTGGCAGAAATATCCTTAATGATGGCCGCATCAATTGGCAAAAACTGCTTTGCTTAGCTGCTGCCAAACTAATTAAGGTACTTAAACCGGTAATCGACAAGCGTAGAAGACTAGCTTTGATTGTAGATGATACTTTGCTAGCACGTTCCTATTCTAAGAAAGCGGAATTACTTGCCAAAGTTTACGATCATAATGAGCATAAATATGTTAATGGTTATCGTGGCTTGACCGTTGGTTGGAGTGACGGCAATACTTTTTTGCCAGTTAATTTTGCTTTGATGTCCACCAAGAGAAAACAAAATCTGCTTGGCAGTAAAGCCACTACAACCGATAATCGTTCTATTGCAGGCAGAAGAAGAACCCAAGCCCAAAGGCAAATGAATGATGTCACGGTTGAATTGCTTAAGCAAGCTATCAATGAAGGTGTACCAGCAGACTATGTACTGTTTGACAGCTGGTTTGCCTCGCCCAAAATGTTCTGGCAGTTAAAGCAGTTAGGATTAGACAGTGTCTCGATGCTTAAGTTGAGCAAGAAGGTATACTACTGCTATCGTGGTCGCCTTTATGATGTAAAAAGTTTGTATGAACGCTTAGCTGGCTCAAAGCTGAAAGCCAAAGATGACTATCTTTATAGTTGTGTAGTCGAGGCAGAGTATCAAGGACATAGTTTTCCTATCAGATTAGTATATGTTACTAAACGTGGTAATAAGGGAAAGTACTTGGTCTTGGCTACCACCAGATATCAGCTGCAACCTAAAGAAGTCATTCAGCTTTATGGTCGTAGATGGCAGATAGAAACCTACTTTAAAGCAGCTAAGCAATACCTAGCTTTAGATAAATCACAAATTCAAAGTTACGATGGTCAGTGCGGATATTTTGCAATTACCGCCTTAACTTATGACTTGCTGGCTTGGCAAGAGAGACAAGCAGTTGATGAGCGAACAATTGGGGATTTATTCTATTTGATGAATGATGCGTTGCCGGATTTGGCGTTTGAAGAAGCATTGGTCTACCTGCTAAGTGCCCTAAAAGCAGTTAAAGAAGAAATAACTACAGAAGTCGAGCGGATAATAAATAATTTTATTAAATTACTGCCAGGATTTATTCAAAAGCAGCTGCAGAGAAGCGTTTAA